Genomic window (Ictalurus punctatus breed USDA103 chromosome 16, Coco_2.0, whole genome shotgun sequence):
tgtgagtgtgattgttCCACACCATCCAGGGggttccctgccttgtgcccctagttctctgggataggctccaggcatcccgtgaccttgtgtaggataagtggcacaaaaaatggatggatggatggacgggtggatgatgaagaaggtgtggTGTTGGCACATTGCCAGCCCCCTGGCTTTTAATATGGGCTTTATGTTAGAGAAAATTATTATACTGTCTTAGAATTATTAGCAAACAATGCAACTGATCCCATATACAGCCCTCTACTAATactgacacccttggtaaatatgagcaaagaaggctgtgaaaaattctctttattgtttaaccttttgatatatatatatatatatatatatatatatatatatatatatatatatatatatatatatatatatatatatatatatatatatttgttaaatataggtgtgcaaaaattattggcacccttttagtcaatactttgtgttacctccctttgccaagataatagctgtgagtcttctcctaaaaatgcctgatgaggttggagaatacatggaaaggactttttcttgaaacccttccagaTAACTTGTGGTGATtaaggtgacttcagattgtagttttggagactttctggccccaagatgcaactaacttctccaattctccagctgtgatccttggagatttttttggccactcgaaccatcctcttcacagagCATTGAgtcaatacagacacacatccaattccaggttgattcattaCCAGttttctggaatttcttaattattcccctgatggtgaaaatgggcattttcaatacttgtgctattttcttatagctacttcccattttgtgaagctcaacaaccttttggcacacatcacagctatattccttgttcTTACCCATTGTattgaatgactaagggaatttggcctatgtgttacctcatatgtatacccctgtgaaacaggaagtgatggttgaacaatttcctgttcaccctggtgtacaatttttttaaaaaaaatatcagtggtaaaatacttcaaatatatttttctcatatgaattcataggggtgccaataattgttgcacacctatatttaacaataattttttgtttgggttttttgtggattttttaaacaaaagaccaGAAAGTTAAGCAATAAAGatcaattttcacagccttctttgctcaaatttaccaagggtgtcaatattagtagagggcagTGCATGTCTATATTAATACTCAACTTAATATTCTGAGTAGGGTAACATTTTTAACAGCATAATCACTCATTTCAGATTTAATCTGCATTCATATGTTACTCCTTGACAGACAATGTTGAACTTGTGTAATCTGTGTTCTAATTTTGTGCGCTGTCTTGGTACATGACAGCATGAGCTTCCCAAAAGCATCGCCATTAAATAGGATAGAGAGTCTTCATTGTGATGCTCacgttattatttaattatgatCTTTGTGCTGGAATGCCTTTAAGAAACTCAGCCCTATGCCGTTTTTATCAgtgctctctccttctgttcAGTCTTCAACGTACTCATGTTCAAGCAGGAGCTTCTCATTCCTTGGTTCTGGTAGAAGCGCGGAGTCATTGCTAATCTGAATCTCATCAAAATATCTAAAGTCTGTGATGTACTTGCCCCCATGTGTGCCAAAGAGAAGAGGCTTAAAATTGTAACCCCATCGGAACTCTTGTGGAACATAGGAAGTACGGCTTTGACAGGTGGAAGCTGTGGATTCCATAGTGGCGTTCAGGGTGACCACCAGTTCAAAGTTTCTCACCTTTAAATTTTCAGCAGTGAGGCTGGCCAGAGGACTGCTCTCATCCAGCACATGGTAGAAGATAAGAGGCAGAACAAGGAATGGGCACTGCTCATTGGAGTCAAACTGAAAGTCCACAGGCTCCTGGTGGAGCTGGATCTTCTCACCCTCTTCAGTGACATAGGGAAAAAGCAGCTTGCCTGAGAGCTGACATTGAACCAGTGGACTCTTACGCATGTTGGCCACACgcaccatcacacacaactGGCCCTTGTACTTGGAAACCAATGCCAACTGGCTAAACTTGACTGTCTCAGAACGCTTCTTGGGCCGTGCTAGCTTGGCCAGGAAGGTACCAGTGACAAAGATCTCAGCCAGGCCTGTGAGCACCAGTTGTAACACCAGTGTTAAGATGGCAAGTGGGCACTCCTCTGAGATGTGACGGAAGCCATAGCCGATGGTAGTCTGTGACTCTAGGGAGAATAGGTATGCGCCAGTTAAGGTGGCCACATTCATCACACACGGTGTGTGGTTTGAAGCCTTTTCAATGTTAAGGTCATTATTTGTCATTGCGATGAGATAGAAAAGCATGCCAAAGAAAAACCAGGTTGTGAGGAAGGTGGACACAAAGAGGGTGAGTTTGTAGCGCCATTTCATGTCCACCACTGTGGTCCAGATGTCGTGTAGATAGAGCTTCACCATGCCCTCGACATTGTCAAGATGAATGTTGTTGTGGCCATCTTTAGACACCACACGTGGCTGGACTCCTCCATTCATCCTGCACAGCTGATATTCAGATCAAATTCAGGCAATGTCTCTACAATGAAAAAAAGTTCATGAATGATTTATAGTTTCACTTTTACACTGATACACTTTGCTTCAAAAATAATATCTAATTTAGACATGAAATTAACattagttttctttttgtttagttgtgtgtttgttttttctttaaacaaatcATTTGACCCAATAAATCCAGCTGATTGTTTCAATGAGCAAAgagaatatacagtacagagGTGCTTTAAAGTttttgaaccctttagaattttctatatatatctgcataaatatgacctaaaacatcaacCGATTTTCTAaaagaagtcctaaaagtagacaaagagaacccagttcaacaaatgagagaaaatatgatacttggtcatttattaatTGAGGAAAGTgttccaatattacatatcagtGAGTGGCACAAGTATGTGatcctctaggattagcagttaatttgaagttGAAATTAGATTCAGGTGTTtccaatcaatgggatgacaatcaagTGTGAGTTAgcactctgttttatttaaagaacggggatctatcaaagtctgatcttcacaacacatgtttgtggaaatgattcatggcacaaacaaatgagatttctgaggacctcagaataagagttgttgatgctcatcatgctggaaaaggttacaaaaccatctctaaagagtttgcaATCCACAGTTAGACAGTTTGTGTACACACAGAgaaaattcaagaccattgttaccctccccaggagtggtcgaccaacaaagatcactctaagagcaagacatgtaatagtccatgaggtcagaaaggaacccagggtaacttcgaagcaactaaaggcctctctcatattgactaatgttaatgttcatgagtccaccatcagaagaacactgaacaacaatggtgttcaTGGCAGAGTTACAAGAAGAAAGCCacttctctccaaaaagaacattgctgcctgtctaCAGTTTGCTAAAGCTCACATGGACAATCCAGAAGACTTTTGGAAAACTGTTTTATGGATGGATAAAACAAGAagagaatttttggtttaaatgagaagggttatgtttggagaaaagaaaacactgcattccagcataagaaccttatgccatctgtgaaacatgatggtggtacCATCGTGGTTTTGGCctattttgctgcatctggaccagaatggcttgccatcattgatggaacaatgagttCTGAATTATATCAGTGAGTTTTAAAcgaaaatgtcaggatatcaGTCccgaatctcaagagaaagtgggtcatgctgCAAGTCAGTGACCCTAAGCAAGTTATCATACCAgagaatgattaaagaagaataaagttaatgtaatggaatggccaagtcaaagtcatGACCTTAATCtaaaaaaatgttgtggaaggacctgaagcaagcagttcattgaggaaacccaccaacatcccagagttaaagctgttctgtactgaggaatgggctaaaattcctccaagccgacaTGCAGGACTGCTCAACAGTCACCGGAACCGTTGCAGTTACTGCTGCACAAGCAGGTCACACCGATActaaaagcaaaggttcacatacttttgccactcacagatatgtaatattggataattttcctctaTAATTaattgaccaagtataatatgttctctcatttctttaattgggttctctttgtctacttttagcacttatgatgttttaggtcttatttatgcagaaatatatacaattctaaagggttcacaaactttcaagcaccactgtatagaCAACTGAAGCCCTGGCAACACATACAGCAGGCAAACTTCATGCATTTATCCCATTGTTCTTGATTTAAACATAAATCCTTTGCTTTGGTATCGTCACACTCTCACCGTATTTAATAACAGTAAAAAATTGTTAAAGCTTTATAAAAGTCCTGGTTAAAAGCAGattttattaacactttttaatgCTTCTGCTGTTAATAATCAATTAGGCTaagttgtttattaattaaaagacTCAAATTTCgctgaaaaaaacaatggctattattttttttaacataatgtaacattaaaatgatatttcaaTCATAATAAGAATATGTACTTACTCTTAAGGTCCTTTGGTCGTGTCTTCAAGGTGGGTCTGATGTTGGCTGCACTGCCAGTGGCGTGTAATGTGAAACCAGGAGGCTTTCACTTCCCTTGACGATGTCCTTGGTTCTCCTTTGTCTTTTCTTAGAACTAAAGCAAAACAGGGTCACCTGTGAGGTAGgtttttttaatagtttgtCTTGGTCTCAGGCTCAATGTATCAGCAGGGGACGTCGgattgaaaatgtttttcactttacaagtgcctttttaaaaactgtttttacTACAAACAAgcttaaaacacacactcactcacacacgcacacacacacacacacacacacacacacacatacatgcagacatacacacacacacacacacacacacacacacacacacacacacacttgtcttactatctttgtgaggaccttccactgatataaatatgaatgcaactaaataaataaataaataaataaataaaaagccataGCTGCAGTTATTGTTTTGCTTGTTGGCACCAGTCAGAGATCCCCAAAAGATCAACAGATATTCCTATCATTGAGGGGACAATTGTCCCtctccacacatacacacacaaacacaaagggGTTAAATTGTAAGCTAGGTTGGACTTTGCACCTTAGCATTCAGTACCAGTCTGTGAAGATGGATAAAGCTCCTGTATCCGTTTTGTAATTAAACAGCTCTGTCAGAGATCACACCTCTGTTCTCGTTTCACAAATGGCTTCTTTTACTGATACACTATAAACATTGAAACTATTACAACAGGGCCGGCACACACCATGACAGGTAGGGATATGCTCGTGAGGAACCCAATCCATAGTATAATCGAACGAATcaggtttttattattgtttctgCTGTAAAGGACAAATCACTTATTGTTTAACTACAGAAAAGTGCTTAAAATTGGACCTCTCttttaaaacactgacactCACATCCTCATGTGGAGTTGTGTTGCTCAATAGGGGCTGTTCAAAGCTGTGACCTTCTGCCATATGCAGAGGTCAGAAGATTATTAGACTTTATAAGGTCACTCATGCTGCTCTGGAGGTTAGCGTGTTAGTTTGTTATTAAATCAAGGCCTGTGACCATACAGGCAGTAATGTGGAACACTGCTCGTATTTCTATATCAGAGGGATGTTTTGGTCTaacctgttttctttctttaattgaACATATTcatgtgaatttatttattgttctttgGCACATTTAATCTGTGTAAGACCTGGAGTTCAGTAACATAAGATGCACACCTGACATGTTACACTCAATTAGTGAGTAAACCTAGAGATTTGCACCTGTAGTCAATGAACAATAGCAGTAATTGCTGTACACTTGCACGCACCATGTGATTAATACATGTGTAATTGACTCTTGCACCCAAATTATCATAATGCTGAGCAAATGCTAATAATTTGGTACAGATAAGAGGATTTCTAATAGTCTGACTTCTGTAGTATTAATTgtaaagtctgtaaattttaaGTATGATTCCAGACctgtaattaataaataattttataataattgtGCTTCAGAATAATAATGGTAATTTCATAGTAATTATTATTCACcaccttactttttttttctttttctttttttttttgctacatcCCCACCTAATGTCTGTCTATTAGCTAAATCCCCATCTAAAGTGGCTCAGCTTTGAatatgtttgcttgtttgtttgtttgtttgtttgttttatttcttagaTGACTTAAACTATGCAATATTTCAGATGaaattatgtacagtatacagtccACTCCAACACTACTGGAACAGCAAAgtcaattcatttatttgtactATATACCAAAGACATTtcggtttgagatcaaaagatggatatgagatgggagtataggatttcagcttttatttgatggtatttacatctagatgatAGAAcctttgtatcagaccaccccaTTTTTTATAGGTACAGATAAGTCTTGacataaattaaagtaaataacacttaatatttagttgtgtatcccttgcttgcaataactgcatcaagcctatgactcactgacatcatcaAATTGACGGTTTATTCTTTTGTGATGCGTTTCCAGGCTTTTAGTGCAGCCTCTTTCggttattgtttgttttagtgggcttcagtctcctcttcaagagatgaaatgctgctcaactgggttaaggttgCTTTGGATCATATGATTTGGATCATGATCCTttatttctccacactttggcctttctatcACTTTGGTAAAGGTTAAGCTTGGTTCAAGAACATTTGTGGTtcatctctgcatttctttgcaaattccaatctggccttcagattcttactgctgatgagtggtttacatcttgtggtatggcctctatatttttgCTGTCTAAGtcttgaatggtggattgtgataccttcacccttggggttgttggtgatgtcactgactgatggttttgcatttttcttcacaattctcacaatgtttctgtcatcaattgttgttgttttccatgGCCAACCCATTTGGTGTCtgctgctcagtacaccagtggtttcttggtttgtttctttctcaggacattccaaattattgtattgcctatgcccagtgtttgtgcaatCCCTCTGATTGATGTTTCTGattttctcagctttaaaatggcttccttttctaatttttttctcattttttttcttttcccattgTTACGTAATGTAGGCTGAGACACAAACAATTGCAGGTATGGcagattaataaaataacaagtccaaaggatcaggcagaaatcaaggtACATTGGCAAGCAAGGGTCaaacgatcaggcaaacaggcataaactaggcaaggcagagaatcgaggtcaacagagtaaacaaagtccaaaaccagaaacgcaaacacaaataataataataataataataataataataataataataataataataataataatgacagagactaagcaactgagcatatacttcacaaagactaagagtttgaacagtctcttatatagcgtggattgagtgagtatgagattggcaacaggtgtgtgtgattagaattctggagaaggtgaacatgtgtgggaagtgtagtcctcttcggccatgtttgtagttggtggtgcatcctggaaatggagttgctggtttgctgtgatatgacacccatagacagctctatggtcttcatgttggcttatccttcttaacaacagatgcagtcttcacaagtgAAACTAAACtcggctaaaaccaagagtatacattcagagctatttattgatTAAATATTCAATCTAagaggacacacctgggtaacaagaaataTCTATCAGTCACatattccagtatttttgatcacttgaataATGGTGGGTTCAatcaaaaggtgccatgttccaagctgtttaacacatctagatgtaaatgaaagctgaaattctgatctattgtctcagattcatcttttgatctcaaacccaaaagttTTCAGTGTATACCAAAGACCAATGAATTGGTCTCACTGTTCCAAATCTTTCTGAGCAGACTGTAGATGTTatagttatttatattataagcACAGGAAATTGTTTCAGAATAAAAACGGAAATTTAAGTGTGGTTTATTGATTTACTGTTTTCTCAAAACAAATAATGTAACCAGTGTAATGAAACATACAGTAGTAACTCTTAGGGCTCAACCAGTCAACCATTATGGAAGTAACTGAATAGGAATACattatttgaaatgaataaataatatattctaAATACTGTAGgtacaaaaacaaattgaaTAAGAGGCACACTATTCATTTCTTtaagaaagcttgccagaatgGTTCACAGGGGTCTGGCCTCTGGACTGACTggatgcaacaaaaaaagtcatgtgagtGGGAATTTTTTATGTGCCTGTAGGCTCGAGCTAGCAGTGAGAAATCAAGGTCACAGGACAAAGAAAACCACGTTCATGTGCGATGTGTGATGCATTTTACGGCATCCTTAAAACTACCAGGCAGTTACCTttggtttaaatccaaataaagATATAGCTATTGGATCTTGGATCACCAAttagatacagatacagatagtggcattgcaCTACAGCCTTACTAACCACTGAAACTGACCTCATTACAGATTAACTTCCTGCAATAAAGTGGAAACACTTgccagtcacatgttccaatatttttacaaattgggtggtctgatacaaactGTGCCATGTTCTATGTAGTTTaatacatctacatataaataccaggaaagaAAATCTAAAATTCTAAACACTcttctcattttcatcttttgatcacaaacccaaatgtcttgaGTCTATACCaaaaacaaattacatttatttacatttattcatttagcagacacttttatccaaagcaacttacaaatgagaaattacaagcaaagcgatatatcaagcagagaactatacaagtagtgctaccatacaagatctattaattgagttccagaagaagcaaagtgcacagagtagaggtgtaagggccagagtaaggttttttatttatttattatttattttttatcagttggttaggtgttcacggaagaagtgggtctttagctgtttcttgaagatggtgatAGATTatgcagtccggattgaggctggaagttcattccaccactgaggaacagttagtttgaaggttcttgaaagagaccttgagccacgctgagtaggcccTACTAAGagtcggtcgttaaccgatcgcagattgcgtgagggaacataagcctcaaggagagtgttgagttaggagggtgctgttccagac
Coding sequences:
- the kcnj15 gene encoding ATP-sensitive inward rectifier potassium channel 15, with the protein product MNGGVQPRVVSKDGHNNIHLDNVEGMVKLYLHDIWTTVVDMKWRYKLTLFVSTFLTTWFFFGMLFYLIAMTNNDLNIEKASNHTPCVMNVATLTGAYLFSLESQTTIGYGFRHISEECPLAILTLVLQLVLTGLAEIFVTGTFLAKLARPKKRSETVKFSQLALVSKYKGQLCVMVRVANMRKSPLVQCQLSGKLLFPYVTEEGEKIQLHQEPVDFQFDSNEQCPFLVLPLIFYHVLDESSPLASLTAENLKVRNFELVVTLNATMESTASTCQSRTSYVPQEFRWGYNFKPLLFGTHGGKYITDFRYFDEIQISNDSALLPEPRNEKLLLEHEYVED